GCGGACGTGAGAATCTCGAAGCCGTATCGTTCCTCAAGCAGCTGAATCATGCCGTGCACTCGCTGCATCCGGGCGTGATCACGGTGGCCGAGGAGAGCACGTCGTGGCCGAAGGTCACGCACCCGATCAGCGAGGGCGGGCTTGGCTTCACGCTGAAGTGGAACATGGGGTGGATGCACGATACCCTCGACTACTTCAAGGTCGATCCGTTCTTCCGCAAGGGCGCGCACGACAAGCTGACGTTTGCGATGATGTACGAGTACAGCGAACGGTTCATGAATCCGCTGTCGCACGATGAAGTCGTGCATCTCAAGCAGTCGTTGATCGAGAAGATGCCCGGCGATCTCTGGCAGCGCTTCGCGAATCTGCGGGCGCTGATCGGCTACTCGATCACGCGACCCGGCAAATCGCTGTTCTTCATGGGTACCGAGCTGGGCTCGCACCACGAGTGGAATCACGATATCAGTCTCGAATGGCATCTGATGGGCGATGCCAGACGTCAGGGGCTGATGGCGTTCATGGAATCGCTCGGCGCCCTGTACCGCCAGCATTCGTGCTTCTGGCGCCGAGACCACGAACCCTCGGGCTTCGGCTGGATCGACGTCTCCGACAAGGAGCAGTCAGTGCTGTCGTATGCCCGGTACGATGGGTCGTCGCACGCGATGGTGGTGCTCAACCTCACGCCGGTGCCGCGTGACGCGTATCGCCTCGGTGCGCCAGCCATGGGCACGTACCACGTGGTACTCAACTCCGATGCGACGGCATTCGGCGGTAGCGGGTACGCGGGAGCCGACACGGCGGAGGCGGAGCTCGTGCCGTATCACGGATTCCCGCAGTCGCTCACGGTGTCGTTGCCGCCGCTGAGCATGCTGGTGCTGCTGCCGGCCGAGCAGCCGGAAGCACGCGCGGTGGTCGATGTCGTCTCTACTCTGCCGGATTCCGGCGCATCGCGTTCCAAGAAGGCGCCGCTGGTGAAGGAGCCGAAGGCGCCGAAGATGCCGAAGCCCCTCAAGGCGCCGAAGCCGGAGAAAGCGCCCAAGCCAGCGAAGGAGTCCAAGCCAGCCAAGGAGCCCAAGCCAGCCAAGGAGCCGAAGGCAGCCAAGGAGCCGAAGGCATCGAAGGATTCGAAGCCAGCGAAGGCTCTGAAGGCCGCCAAGGAGCCGAAGCCAGCGAAGGCTCTGAAGCCAGCCAAGGAGCCGAAGGCAGCGAAGGATTCGAAGCCAGCGAAGGAGCCGAAGGCGGCTAAGGCAGCGAAGGAGCCGAAGCGCGAGAAGCCGGTGAAGGCGTCGAAGCCGGTGAAGGCCGTGACGGGAGCGAAGGCGCCGAAGCCTGTCTCGAAGCCGGATCTCAAGCCGGCGTCGAAGCCGGCGGCAAAGCCCACGGTGAAGTCGCCCGCATCGACCGCGGCCGTGCGCAAAGGCAGTCGGCCGGCTCCGCGTGCGGTGCGCCCCACGAAGTCGCCGCCGCCGCCCACGACGCCGACGAACGAATCAAACGAATCATGAGTCGTCGCAGCACAAAGACGTTGGTGTTCGGCGTGCTCACGGTGTTGGCCGCTGCCGTGTGCATTCGACTGGGTATCTGGCAGCTCGACCGGCTCGCACATCGGCGTGCGCAGAATGCGATCGTGCTGGCGCGCGGCACGATGCCGGTGGTCAGTGTGTCCACG
This region of Gemmatimonas groenlandica genomic DNA includes:
- the glgB gene encoding 1,4-alpha-glucan branching protein GlgB → MTVPTASADAALRLVRGESALPHDLLGAHPITRDGVDGVVIRAFQPNAASIAVVLGEQRWPMERNEHGLFAVFLSDRTTPMSYRLEITFGDGRVVLRDDPYRFLPTLGEMDLHLFNEGRHLRLWEKLGAHVREIDGVAGTSFAVWAPNATRVSVIGAFNGWDGRAHQMRLLGASGVFELFVPGIGAEAMYKFEIRSPGGALRVKTDPYAFKMEPGPGHASIVQARGTYDWRDGAWLAQRADADPLREPMLVYEVHLGSWMRGEHNRLLTYRELAPRLAEHVKRMGFTHVELLPVLEHPFGGSWGYQVGGYFAPTSRHGTPDDFRAFVDTMHEAGIGVLLDWVPAHFPKDDWALRRFDGTACYEHEDPRLGDHPEWGTHIFNYARYEVRNFLLANALYWIEEFHIDGLRVDAVASMIYLDYGREAGQWLRNRFGGRENLEAVSFLKQLNHAVHSLHPGVITVAEESTSWPKVTHPISEGGLGFTLKWNMGWMHDTLDYFKVDPFFRKGAHDKLTFAMMYEYSERFMNPLSHDEVVHLKQSLIEKMPGDLWQRFANLRALIGYSITRPGKSLFFMGTELGSHHEWNHDISLEWHLMGDARRQGLMAFMESLGALYRQHSCFWRRDHEPSGFGWIDVSDKEQSVLSYARYDGSSHAMVVLNLTPVPRDAYRLGAPAMGTYHVVLNSDATAFGGSGYAGADTAEAELVPYHGFPQSLTVSLPPLSMLVLLPAEQPEARAVVDVVSTLPDSGASRSKKAPLVKEPKAPKMPKPLKAPKPEKAPKPAKESKPAKEPKPAKEPKAAKEPKASKDSKPAKALKAAKEPKPAKALKPAKEPKAAKDSKPAKEPKAAKAAKEPKREKPVKASKPVKAVTGAKAPKPVSKPDLKPASKPAAKPTVKSPASTAAVRKGSRPAPRAVRPTKSPPPPTTPTNESNES